A region from the Mycolicibacterium phlei genome encodes:
- a CDS encoding nitronate monooxygenase, whose translation MRTPICDDLNIEYPIFAFTHCRDVVVAVSKAGGFGVLGAVGYTPEQLEIELKWIDENIGDHPYGVDIVIPNKYEGQDAADVDPEVLKKTLNDLVPEEHIEFAKKILADHGVPVEHSEEDAFQLLGWTEATATPQVEIALQHPKCTLIANALGTPPADMIKHIHESGRKVAALCGSPSQARKHADAGVDIIIAQGGEAGGHCGEIGSIVLWPQVVKEVAPLPVLAAGGIGSGQQIAAALALGAQGAWTGSQWVIVEESENTPVQHEAYIKATSKDTVRSRSFTGKPARMLRNDWTEAWEKPENPKPLGMPLQYMVSGMAVAATHKYPNESVDVAFNPIGQVVGQFTKVEKTATVIERWVKEYLEATGRLEEINAAAAEA comes from the coding sequence ATGCGCACCCCCATCTGCGACGACCTCAATATCGAGTACCCGATCTTCGCGTTCACCCACTGCCGCGACGTGGTCGTCGCGGTGAGCAAGGCCGGCGGCTTCGGCGTGCTGGGCGCCGTGGGCTACACCCCCGAACAGCTGGAGATCGAGCTCAAGTGGATCGACGAGAACATCGGCGACCACCCGTACGGCGTCGACATCGTCATCCCGAACAAGTACGAGGGTCAGGACGCCGCCGACGTGGACCCCGAGGTCCTCAAGAAGACGCTCAATGACCTTGTGCCGGAAGAGCACATCGAGTTCGCCAAGAAGATCCTGGCCGACCACGGCGTTCCGGTCGAGCACAGCGAGGAGGACGCCTTCCAGCTGCTGGGCTGGACCGAGGCGACCGCCACCCCGCAGGTCGAGATCGCGCTGCAGCACCCCAAGTGCACGCTGATCGCCAACGCGCTGGGCACCCCGCCGGCGGACATGATCAAGCACATCCACGAGTCCGGCCGCAAGGTCGCGGCGCTGTGCGGGTCGCCGTCGCAGGCCCGCAAGCACGCCGACGCCGGGGTGGACATCATCATCGCCCAGGGCGGCGAGGCCGGCGGCCACTGCGGTGAGATCGGTTCGATCGTGCTGTGGCCGCAGGTCGTCAAGGAGGTGGCGCCGCTTCCGGTGCTGGCCGCCGGCGGTATCGGCAGCGGCCAGCAGATCGCCGCGGCGCTGGCGCTGGGCGCGCAGGGCGCCTGGACCGGGTCGCAGTGGGTGATCGTCGAGGAGTCGGAGAACACCCCGGTCCAGCACGAGGCCTACATCAAGGCCACCAGCAAGGACACCGTGCGCAGCCGCTCGTTCACCGGCAAGCCGGCCCGCATGCTGCGCAACGACTGGACCGAGGCGTGGGAGAAGCCCGAGAACCCCAAGCCGCTGGGCATGCCGCTGCAGTACATGGTGTCGGGCATGGCCGTGGCCGCCACGCACAAGTACCCCAACGAGTCGGTCGACGTCGCGTTCAACCCGATCGGCCAGGTCGTCGGCCAGTTCACCAAGGTGGAGAAGACCGCGACGGTCATCGAGCGCTGGGTCAAGGAGTACCTGGAGGCCACCGGCCGACTCGAGGAGATCAACGCGGCCGCCGCGGAGGCCTAG
- a CDS encoding FadR/GntR family transcriptional regulator, translating to MALQPVNRRSVPEDVFEQIMSEVLSGQMQPGETLPSERRLAEVLGVSRPAVREALKRLTAAGLIEVRQGDATTVRDFRRTAGLDLLPRLLIRDGELDTAVVRSILETRLHNGPKVAELAARRRGPELGGLLDEALRALTEATDPVDRQRHALTFWDHIVDGADSIAFRLMFNTLRATYEPALGALAAVMAEEVGRPQAYRELADAVVAGDPDRARTAAQHLLGPATDALLAALDDLEEGA from the coding sequence ATGGCCCTGCAACCGGTGAACCGCCGCTCGGTGCCCGAGGACGTGTTCGAGCAGATCATGTCCGAGGTGCTCAGCGGCCAGATGCAACCCGGCGAGACGTTGCCCAGCGAGCGCAGGCTGGCCGAGGTGCTCGGCGTCTCGCGCCCGGCGGTGCGTGAGGCCCTCAAACGGCTCACCGCCGCGGGCCTGATCGAAGTGCGTCAGGGCGACGCGACCACCGTCCGCGACTTCCGCCGCACCGCCGGACTCGACCTGCTGCCCCGGTTGCTCATCCGCGACGGCGAACTCGACACCGCGGTGGTGCGCAGCATCCTGGAGACCCGGCTGCACAACGGCCCCAAGGTCGCCGAACTCGCCGCCCGACGACGCGGACCCGAGCTGGGCGGCCTGCTCGATGAAGCCCTGCGCGCCTTGACCGAGGCCACCGATCCGGTCGATCGGCAGCGGCACGCGCTGACGTTCTGGGATCACATCGTCGACGGCGCGGACTCGATCGCGTTCCGGCTGATGTTCAACACGCTGCGCGCCACCTACGAACCCGCCCTGGGCGCGCTGGCCGCGGTGATGGCCGAGGAGGTCGGCAGGCCGCAGGCCTACCGGGAACTCGCCGACGCCGTCGTCGCCGGTGATCCGGACCGCGCGCGCACCGCCGCGCAGCATCTGCTCGGACCCGCCACCGACGCGCTGCTGGCCGCTCTGGACGACCTTGAGGAGGGCGCATGA
- a CDS encoding peroxidase-related enzyme (This protein belongs to a clade of uncharacterized proteins related to peroxidases such as the alkylhydroperoxidase AhpD.), translating to MTTTVDAPAGPLTPARISRLRVPELDELKNPGVKGFFTKQLREEGLTSNWFRALSLNEDDLGRLNAYLLPILGADGRGGLSAREREVIATVVSGENRCAYCHTNHANKLGKVAGDWSFGQRVAIDHTQVAELTERERALGDLAVLVNNHPQQIRDADFDRLRALGLDDHQILEVISIAAFIGATNRIGIALAVPPNPEYTGIPEGAHTS from the coding sequence ATGACCACCACAGTTGACGCACCGGCCGGCCCCCTGACCCCCGCCAGGATCTCCCGGCTGCGCGTACCCGAACTCGACGAGCTGAAGAACCCCGGCGTGAAGGGCTTCTTCACCAAACAACTGCGCGAGGAGGGCCTGACCTCGAACTGGTTCCGCGCGCTGTCGCTCAACGAGGACGACCTCGGCCGGCTCAACGCCTACCTGCTGCCGATCCTCGGCGCCGACGGCCGCGGCGGGCTCTCCGCCCGGGAACGTGAGGTCATCGCGACCGTCGTCTCCGGCGAGAACCGCTGCGCCTACTGCCACACCAACCACGCCAACAAGCTGGGCAAGGTCGCAGGCGACTGGTCGTTCGGGCAGCGTGTGGCCATCGACCACACCCAGGTCGCCGAGCTCACCGAGCGTGAGCGCGCGCTCGGCGATCTCGCGGTGCTGGTCAACAACCATCCGCAGCAGATCCGCGACGCCGACTTCGACCGGCTGCGCGCGCTGGGCCTCGACGACCACCAGATCCTCGAGGTCATCTCGATCGCCGCGTTCATCGGCGCGACCAACCGCATCGGTATCGCGCTGGCGGTGCCGCCCAATCCCGAGTACACCGGAATTCCCGAGGGCGCACACACCTCCTGA
- a CDS encoding DUF6766 family protein, protein MRRWGAVYILVLLFVGSWLGQFFTQMAEFTSTQQQHGQPFVWGEYLHDFFASTFENWQSEWLQLIFQAILLLGAKHWLFKVDAEDLERIEAKIDRITERLTPAPPPH, encoded by the coding sequence ATGAGGCGGTGGGGCGCCGTCTACATCCTCGTCCTGCTGTTCGTCGGCTCGTGGCTCGGCCAGTTCTTCACCCAGATGGCCGAGTTCACGAGCACCCAGCAGCAGCACGGCCAGCCCTTCGTGTGGGGCGAATACCTGCACGACTTCTTCGCGAGCACCTTCGAGAACTGGCAGAGCGAGTGGCTGCAGCTGATCTTCCAGGCCATCCTGCTGCTCGGCGCCAAACACTGGCTGTTCAAGGTCGACGCCGAGGACCTCGAACGCATCGAGGCCAAGATCGACCGCATCACGGAGCGGCTGACACCTGCTCCCCCACCCCACTAG
- a CDS encoding TetR/AcrR family transcriptional regulator, with protein sequence MVAHTRTPRHVWIDAGLAALAEGGPDAVRVDVLAKALGVTRGGFYWHFPNRQDFLDALLDVWERRATDEVLERVEGEGGDVTARIGRAGALTFAEDLLPVDLAVRDWARRDPAVAKRLRRVDDRRMDYLRELIGAVVADPDDADDVEARALLAFSLAIGHHVIAARPRGRRSRVLARATAHLLG encoded by the coding sequence ATGGTCGCCCACACCCGCACCCCGCGCCACGTCTGGATCGACGCGGGGCTGGCGGCGCTCGCCGAGGGCGGACCGGACGCGGTGCGGGTCGATGTGCTGGCCAAGGCGCTCGGTGTCACCCGGGGTGGTTTCTACTGGCACTTTCCCAACCGGCAGGACTTCCTCGATGCACTGCTCGACGTGTGGGAGCGCCGCGCCACCGACGAGGTCCTCGAACGCGTCGAAGGTGAGGGTGGCGACGTCACGGCCCGGATCGGCCGGGCCGGTGCGCTGACCTTCGCCGAGGATCTGCTGCCGGTGGATCTCGCGGTCCGCGACTGGGCCCGTCGCGACCCGGCGGTGGCGAAGCGGTTGCGGCGTGTCGACGACCGTCGAATGGACTACCTGCGCGAGCTGATCGGCGCCGTCGTCGCCGATCCCGATGACGCCGATGACGTGGAAGCCCGTGCGCTACTGGCATTTTCGCTGGCGATCGGGCACCACGTCATCGCCGCCCGGCCTCGGGGACGGCGGTCGCGGGTGTTGGCGCGGGCGACCGCGCATCTTCTGGGCTAG
- a CDS encoding lipoprotein LpqH: MDIRLVAAAAALLALGTACAAQPAALGGTTAKVTIDGESTGGPLPVRCAQSGWLWTIKSLDEKQGFTVDLDTGDDVVVQAITFQGVGGFTGSVWRDNIGEAEVESAGGTFTITGSADGSFADNPSNAVSTTFRIEANC; this comes from the coding sequence ATGGACATTCGACTCGTTGCCGCGGCCGCCGCGCTGCTCGCGCTGGGCACGGCCTGCGCGGCTCAGCCCGCGGCGCTCGGCGGTACCACGGCGAAGGTGACGATCGACGGTGAGAGCACCGGCGGCCCGCTCCCGGTGCGATGCGCGCAGAGCGGGTGGTTGTGGACCATCAAGAGCCTCGACGAGAAACAGGGATTCACCGTCGATCTCGACACCGGCGACGACGTCGTGGTCCAGGCGATCACGTTCCAGGGCGTCGGCGGCTTCACCGGCAGCGTCTGGCGCGACAACATCGGCGAGGCCGAGGTCGAGTCCGCGGGCGGCACGTTCACGATCACCGGATCGGCCGACGGATCGTTCGCCGACAATCCGAGCAACGCGGTCAGCACCACCTTCCGCATCGAGGCCAACTGCTGA
- a CDS encoding NAD(P)H-dependent amine dehydrogenase family protein, whose amino-acid sequence MAIRVALIGTGNCGSLALKQLVSDDRFDLTGVWVSTDAKVGRDAGELAGLDVTTGVTAVNDLDAIIADRPDCVVYCAMGDTRLPDAMTDVRTLLAAGINVVGSGVGVLQYPWGVIPDKYIARIEDAAREGNSTVFMTGVDPGFATDLLPFALAGTCQRIDQIRTMEIADYATYDGATVMFDVMGFGNEIGDLPLLYQPGVLSVAWGTAIRQLAAGLGVEVEEIRDSVEQEPAPEDFDVAVGTIRKGTVAAVRFQIEGIVDGRPAIVVEHVTRLRPDLRPDWAQPAQPGGSYRVEITGEPSYTLDICPTSRDGDHNYAAILAAAGRIVNAIPDVVAAEPGIRTTLDMPLVTGKGVYRP is encoded by the coding sequence ATGGCTATTCGAGTGGCGCTCATCGGAACCGGCAACTGCGGCAGCCTGGCCCTCAAACAACTCGTCAGCGACGACCGCTTCGACCTCACCGGGGTATGGGTGTCGACGGACGCCAAGGTCGGCAGGGACGCCGGCGAGCTGGCCGGCCTGGACGTGACGACGGGCGTCACCGCGGTCAACGACCTCGACGCGATCATCGCCGACCGGCCCGACTGCGTCGTGTACTGCGCGATGGGCGACACCCGGCTACCCGACGCGATGACCGACGTCCGCACGCTGCTCGCCGCCGGCATCAACGTGGTGGGCTCCGGTGTCGGCGTGCTGCAGTACCCGTGGGGCGTGATCCCGGACAAGTACATCGCCCGCATCGAAGACGCTGCCCGCGAAGGCAATTCGACGGTGTTCATGACCGGGGTGGATCCGGGCTTCGCCACCGACCTGCTGCCGTTCGCGCTGGCGGGCACCTGCCAGCGCATCGACCAGATCCGCACCATGGAGATCGCCGACTACGCGACCTACGACGGTGCGACGGTGATGTTCGACGTGATGGGCTTCGGCAACGAGATCGGCGACCTGCCGCTGCTGTACCAGCCCGGGGTGCTCAGCGTCGCGTGGGGCACCGCGATCCGCCAGCTGGCCGCGGGCCTGGGCGTGGAGGTCGAGGAGATCCGCGACTCCGTCGAACAGGAACCCGCGCCCGAGGATTTCGACGTCGCCGTGGGCACCATCCGCAAGGGCACCGTGGCCGCGGTGCGGTTCCAGATCGAGGGCATCGTCGACGGCCGGCCGGCGATCGTCGTCGAACACGTCACCCGGCTGCGCCCCGACCTGCGACCCGACTGGGCCCAGCCCGCCCAGCCCGGCGGCTCGTACCGCGTCGAGATCACCGGCGAACCGTCCTACACCCTCGACATCTGCCCGACCAGCCGCGACGGCGACCACAACTACGCGGCGATCCTGGCGGCGGCCGGGCGCATCGTCAACGCGATCCCCGACGTGGTGGCGGCCGAACCCGGTATCCGCACCACCCTGGACATGCCCCTGGTGACGGGCAAGGGGGTGTACCGCCCCTAG
- a CDS encoding competence/damage-inducible protein A, with amino-acid sequence MSARAGIVVTGTEVLTGRVQDLNGPWLADRLLELGVELAHITICGDRPEDIEAQLRFLADEGVDLIITSGGLGPTADDMTVATVAKFAGRELVLDARLEAMINDIVTRLMARFPNVDADAVRASNRKQALIPEGAHPLDPVGTAPGVVVPGSPTIVVLPGPPRELQPMWHTALQDPALQEAIAGRTTYRQETVRMFGLPESGLADTLRDAEQTVAGFDRLEITTCLRRGELEIVTRYEPDAADSYAALLALLRERHGREIFSEDGSLVDEQVARLLTGRRIATAESCTGGLLSARLTDLPGASAYVAGGVVAYSNEAKAELLGVDPDLIATHGAVSEPVAEAMADGALRHFGADTAIAITGIAGPGGGSEQKPVGTVCFSLKLADGITVTRTMRLPGGRSDVRERSTTVAMHLLRRALTGDAAAIG; translated from the coding sequence GTGAGCGCACGCGCGGGCATCGTTGTCACCGGAACCGAAGTCCTCACCGGCCGGGTCCAGGACCTCAACGGTCCCTGGCTCGCCGACCGGCTCCTGGAACTGGGCGTCGAGCTGGCCCACATCACCATCTGCGGCGACCGGCCCGAGGACATCGAGGCGCAGCTGCGGTTCCTCGCCGACGAGGGCGTCGACCTGATCATCACCAGCGGCGGCCTCGGGCCCACCGCCGACGACATGACCGTCGCGACGGTCGCGAAGTTCGCCGGCCGCGAGCTGGTCCTCGACGCCCGGCTGGAGGCGATGATCAACGACATCGTCACCCGGCTGATGGCGCGGTTTCCGAACGTCGACGCCGACGCCGTGCGCGCGTCGAACCGCAAACAGGCGCTGATCCCCGAGGGCGCGCACCCGTTGGACCCGGTGGGCACCGCGCCGGGTGTGGTGGTGCCCGGGTCGCCGACGATCGTGGTGCTGCCCGGCCCGCCGCGCGAACTGCAGCCGATGTGGCACACCGCGCTGCAGGACCCGGCGCTGCAGGAGGCGATCGCCGGCCGCACCACCTACCGGCAGGAGACGGTGCGGATGTTCGGCCTACCGGAGTCCGGGCTGGCCGACACCCTGCGCGATGCCGAGCAGACCGTCGCCGGCTTCGACCGCCTGGAGATCACCACCTGCCTGCGCCGCGGCGAGCTGGAGATCGTCACCCGCTACGAACCCGACGCCGCCGACTCCTACGCCGCACTGCTGGCGTTGCTGCGCGAGCGCCACGGCCGCGAGATCTTCTCCGAGGACGGATCGCTGGTCGACGAGCAGGTCGCCCGCCTGCTGACCGGCCGGCGCATCGCCACCGCCGAGTCCTGCACCGGCGGGCTGCTGTCGGCGCGGCTGACCGACCTGCCCGGCGCGTCGGCCTACGTCGCGGGCGGTGTCGTCGCGTACTCCAACGAGGCCAAGGCCGAGCTGCTCGGCGTCGACCCCGACCTGATCGCCACACACGGCGCGGTGTCCGAACCGGTCGCCGAGGCGATGGCCGACGGTGCGCTGCGCCACTTCGGCGCCGACACCGCGATCGCAATCACCGGAATCGCCGGGCCCGGTGGTGGTAGCGAGCAAAAACCCGTCGGTACAGTGTGTTTCAGCCTCAAACTGGCCGACGGCATCACGGTCACCCGCACGATGCGGCTGCCGGGTGGGCGGTCCGACGTCCGCGAGCGGTCCACCACCGTGGCGATGCACCTGCTGCGCCGGGCGCTGACCGGCGATGCCGCCGCCATCGGCTAA
- a CDS encoding helix-turn-helix transcriptional regulator, protein MRQWRLRRRLSQLDLALEADVSARHVSFIETGRSTPSRTMVLRLAEVLDVPPREQNRLLLAAGYAPQYPERSLEDPDMTAIRTGIDRILAAYNPFPCVVVDRGWQIVRANEGAAILLDGVSPALLENPNALRIALHPDGLAPRIRNLGQWRHHLVERLRREVAAGGSAELTRLLTEIDSYPGGSGETADLGVAVPLELYTTDGRLLSFLSMVTTFGTALDLTAAELSIEAFLPSDEATAAALR, encoded by the coding sequence ATGCGGCAGTGGCGGCTTCGGCGCCGGCTCAGCCAACTCGATCTGGCGCTGGAGGCCGACGTGTCCGCCCGGCACGTCAGCTTCATCGAGACCGGCCGGTCCACCCCGAGCCGGACCATGGTGCTGCGCCTGGCCGAGGTGCTCGATGTGCCGCCGCGCGAACAGAATCGGCTGCTGCTCGCCGCCGGCTACGCCCCGCAGTACCCGGAGCGGTCGCTGGAGGATCCGGACATGACCGCGATCCGGACCGGGATCGACCGGATTCTGGCCGCCTACAACCCGTTTCCGTGTGTGGTGGTGGACCGCGGCTGGCAGATCGTGCGGGCTAACGAGGGCGCGGCGATCCTGCTCGACGGTGTCTCCCCCGCGCTGCTGGAGAACCCGAACGCGCTGCGCATCGCGCTGCACCCGGACGGCCTGGCGCCCCGGATCCGCAACCTCGGGCAGTGGCGTCACCATCTGGTCGAGCGGCTGCGCCGCGAGGTCGCCGCAGGCGGATCGGCCGAGCTGACCCGGCTGCTGACCGAAATCGACTCCTATCCCGGCGGTTCGGGCGAGACGGCGGACCTCGGTGTCGCGGTGCCCCTGGAGCTCTACACCACCGACGGCCGGCTGCTGAGCTTCCTGTCGATGGTGACCACCTTCGGCACCGCCCTCGATCTCACCGCCGCCGAGCTGTCGATCGAGGCGTTCCTGCCCTCCGACGAGGCGACCGCCGCGGCACTGCGCTGA
- a CDS encoding cytochrome P450 — protein sequence MATLNLPPGFDFTDPDIYAERLPVDELAELRRVAPIWWNEQPIGAGGFDDGGFWVVTRHKDVKEVSRRSDVFSSLKKTALPRYKDGTVGEQVERGKYVLLNQDAPHHTHLRKIISRAFTPRAVERLRDELNTRAQEIVKTAAAEGSGDFVEQVACELPLQAIAGLMGVPQEDRMKLFHWSNQMVGDMDPEFAGNDAISASVELISYGMQLAAERAANPGDDLVTKLVQADVEGHKLSDDEFGFFVILLAVAGNETTRNSITQGMMAFTEFPDQWELFKKERPATAADEIVRWATPVTSFQRTALVDTELSGVQIKAGQRVVMFYRSANFDEEVFEDPYRFNILRDPNPHVGFGGTGAHYCIGANLARMTIDLMFNAIADHMPNLRPLAEPERLRSGWLNGIKHWQVDYVGTTQ from the coding sequence ATGGCGACTCTCAACCTGCCGCCCGGATTCGACTTCACCGATCCCGACATCTACGCCGAGCGCCTGCCCGTCGACGAGCTCGCCGAGCTGCGCCGGGTCGCTCCGATCTGGTGGAACGAGCAGCCCATCGGTGCCGGCGGCTTCGACGACGGCGGCTTCTGGGTGGTCACCAGACACAAGGACGTCAAGGAGGTCTCGCGCCGCAGCGACGTGTTCTCCAGCCTGAAGAAGACCGCGCTGCCCCGCTACAAGGACGGCACGGTCGGCGAGCAGGTCGAGCGCGGCAAGTACGTGCTGCTCAACCAGGACGCCCCGCACCACACGCACCTGCGCAAGATCATCTCCCGTGCCTTCACCCCGCGGGCGGTCGAGCGGCTGCGCGACGAGCTCAACACGCGCGCCCAGGAGATCGTCAAGACCGCGGCCGCCGAGGGCTCCGGCGACTTCGTCGAACAGGTGGCGTGCGAGCTGCCGCTGCAGGCGATCGCCGGGCTGATGGGCGTGCCGCAGGAGGACCGGATGAAGCTGTTCCACTGGTCCAATCAGATGGTCGGCGACATGGACCCCGAATTCGCCGGTAACGACGCGATCTCCGCGTCGGTGGAGCTGATCTCCTACGGCATGCAGCTCGCCGCCGAACGGGCCGCCAATCCCGGCGACGACCTGGTCACCAAGCTGGTGCAGGCCGACGTCGAGGGGCACAAGCTCTCCGACGACGAGTTCGGGTTCTTCGTCATCCTGCTCGCCGTGGCGGGCAACGAGACCACCCGCAACTCCATCACCCAGGGCATGATGGCGTTCACCGAGTTCCCCGACCAGTGGGAGCTGTTCAAGAAGGAGCGACCGGCCACCGCGGCCGACGAGATCGTCCGCTGGGCCACCCCGGTGACGTCGTTCCAGCGCACCGCCCTGGTCGACACCGAGCTCTCGGGTGTGCAGATCAAGGCCGGCCAGCGGGTCGTGATGTTCTACCGCTCAGCCAATTTCGACGAAGAGGTGTTCGAGGACCCGTACCGGTTCAACATCCTGCGCGACCCCAATCCCCACGTCGGGTTCGGCGGTACCGGAGCGCACTACTGCATCGGCGCCAACCTGGCCCGGATGACCATCGACCTGATGTTCAACGCGATCGCCGACCACATGCCTAACCTGCGGCCGCTGGCCGAGCCCGAACGGCTGCGCTCGGGCTGGCTCAACGGCATCAAGCACTGGCAGGTCGACTACGTCGGCACCACTCAGTAG
- a CDS encoding glucose 1-dehydrogenase has translation MGRVDDKVAIISGGARGMGAADARALVAEGAKVVIGDILDDEGKALAEELGDAARYVHLDVTQPDQWDTAVATAVNEFGKLNVLVNNAGTVALGQIGQFDMAKWQKVIDVNLTGTFLGMQHSVEAMKAAGGGSIINISSIEGLRGAVMVHPYVASKWAVRGLTKSAALELGPHNIRVNSVHPGFIRTPMTKHFPDNMLRIPLGRPGQPDEVATFVVFLASDESRYSTGAEYVMDGGLTLDVPHK, from the coding sequence ATGGGACGTGTGGACGACAAGGTGGCAATCATCAGCGGCGGCGCGCGCGGTATGGGCGCCGCCGACGCGCGAGCGCTGGTTGCCGAGGGGGCCAAGGTCGTGATCGGTGACATCCTCGACGACGAGGGCAAGGCGCTGGCCGAGGAGCTCGGCGACGCCGCCCGCTACGTCCACCTCGACGTGACCCAGCCCGACCAGTGGGACACCGCGGTGGCCACCGCGGTCAACGAGTTCGGCAAGCTCAACGTGTTGGTGAACAACGCGGGCACCGTCGCGCTGGGCCAGATCGGTCAGTTCGACATGGCCAAGTGGCAGAAGGTCATCGACGTCAACCTGACCGGGACGTTCCTGGGCATGCAGCACTCGGTGGAGGCGATGAAGGCCGCCGGCGGCGGGTCGATCATCAACATCTCCTCGATCGAGGGTCTGCGCGGTGCGGTGATGGTGCACCCCTATGTGGCGTCCAAGTGGGCGGTCCGCGGGCTGACCAAGTCGGCGGCGCTGGAGCTGGGCCCGCACAACATCCGGGTCAACTCGGTGCACCCCGGGTTCATCCGCACCCCGATGACCAAGCACTTCCCGGACAACATGCTGCGGATCCCGCTGGGCCGCCCCGGCCAGCCCGACGAGGTCGCGACGTTCGTGGTCTTCCTGGCCAGCGACGAGTCGCGCTACTCGACCGGCGCCGAGTACGTCATGGACGGCGGCCTGACCCTCGACGTCCCGCACAAGTAA
- a CDS encoding HAD family hydrolase encodes MIAHSETPDPIAEIEASPADPRIGAFFDLDGTLVDGFTATAHAADRIRRGQARLGEVFGVMEAALRYRLGRMQFERLLNRAAGYLRGESLAELDELGQRLFVERVASRVFPVMHDIVQAHLRRGHTVALSSSAMTIHAEPVARYAGIEHVLCNHFEVDDDGRLTGRIERPIIWGRNKSAAVARFCEANDVELERSYFYADGDEDIALMVQVGNPRPVNPRPRLARKAAEEGWPVLRLEGSTDRRRVSLRRLIGYD; translated from the coding sequence ATGATCGCGCACTCGGAGACCCCGGACCCGATCGCCGAGATCGAGGCCAGCCCCGCGGACCCGCGCATCGGTGCGTTCTTCGACCTGGACGGCACGCTGGTCGACGGGTTCACCGCCACCGCGCACGCCGCCGACCGGATCCGCCGCGGACAGGCGCGCCTCGGCGAGGTCTTCGGGGTGATGGAGGCGGCGTTGCGCTATCGGCTGGGCCGCATGCAGTTCGAGCGGCTGCTGAACCGGGCGGCCGGCTATCTGCGCGGCGAGTCGCTGGCCGAGCTCGACGAGCTCGGGCAGCGGTTGTTCGTCGAGCGCGTCGCGTCGCGGGTGTTTCCGGTGATGCACGACATCGTGCAGGCCCACCTGCGGCGCGGGCACACGGTGGCGCTGTCCAGTTCGGCGATGACGATCCACGCCGAGCCGGTGGCCCGCTACGCCGGGATCGAGCACGTGCTGTGCAACCACTTCGAGGTCGACGACGACGGGCGGCTCACCGGGCGGATCGAGCGGCCGATCATCTGGGGCCGCAACAAGTCGGCCGCGGTCGCGCGGTTCTGCGAGGCCAATGACGTTGAGCTGGAACGTAGTTACTTCTACGCCGACGGCGACGAGGACATCGCGCTGATGGTGCAGGTGGGTAACCCCCGGCCGGTCAACCCGCGGCCGCGGCTGGCGCGCAAGGCCGCCGAGGAGGGCTGGCCGGTGCTGCGCCTGGAGGGTTCCACCGACCGCAGGCGGGTGTCACTGCGCCGGTTGATCGGCTACGACTGA
- a CDS encoding nuclear transport factor 2 family protein has product MAADFRAAVEAGDLDAVLDLATDDVVFRSPVVFTPYVGKDALRQILSAVLQVFEDFHYLREFGSPESGDHALMFAARVGDIEVEGCDFLRLDQAGRITELTVMVRPMKAMLTLAEQMKAKLAG; this is encoded by the coding sequence ATGGCCGCCGACTTCCGCGCCGCCGTCGAGGCGGGCGATCTGGACGCGGTACTGGACCTGGCCACCGACGACGTCGTGTTCCGCAGCCCGGTGGTGTTCACCCCCTACGTCGGCAAGGACGCACTGCGCCAGATCCTGTCCGCGGTCCTGCAGGTCTTCGAGGACTTCCACTACCTCCGCGAGTTCGGCTCCCCCGAGTCCGGCGATCACGCCCTGATGTTCGCCGCCCGGGTCGGCGACATCGAGGTCGAGGGCTGCGACTTCCTGCGCCTCGACCAGGCCGGACGGATCACCGAGCTGACCGTGATGGTCCGGCCCATGAAGGCCATGCTGACGCTCGCCGAGCAGATGAAGGCCAAACTCGCCGGCTGA